The segment TTGTGTCTGCACAGTCCCCTGCGGACACCCAGCCCCTCCCTTGCGGGACACCCCGGGGCGCTTGGGATGTCCTGTGCCACCCATGGGTGCTCTCCTGGTGCTCCCTCCACCCCAAACCATCTGGTGATGTTCTCCTGAGGACATCCCGGTCCCCAGCGGGCAGGACACCTCCTGGGTGTCCCCTCAGACcacgggggggtgggggtgccCCAGCCCAGGCCGGTGCTCCAGCAGGGGAtgagcatctctgctccctgcaggtcGGATCTTCAATGGCTCAGCCCAGCCCATCGACAGCGGCCCCCCCGTCATGGCCGAGGACTTCCTGGACATCAATGGTGACAGTGCTGGGCACGGGGTGGCTCTTGGGGACAACCtggacacctggggacagcgTCCTGACGGCCACAGTGTCCCCTGGGTGGGGGtaggggtgctggggtgggtcCTGGggcccccatcccaccccagggCAGCCGTGgggggctctgctgctctgggaccatgtttattttttttctccagcctcaCTTGTGTCaccagagggaggggggggacaggacTCCTCCACAGTGGGGTCTCCTCATTCCCACTCTTGCTCCAGGCCAACCCATCAACCCCCACGGCCGCATCTACCCCGAGGAGATGATCCAGACAGGCATCTCCCCCATCGATGTCATGAACAGCATCGCCCGTGGGCAGAAGATCCCCATCttctcagctgctgggctgccccACAAcgaggtgggtgctgagcccccaccacagccccagcgCCTAGggtaggaggaggaggatggaggaggcaTCAGAGGGGGCTTTGGGAGGGCTGGagcctctctcctcctctcctcgTGTTCCTCTGGTGACCATGATGCAGCAGCCCCACCTTAGGTTGTGTCTCCTGACCCCCCAGCCCCGCAGGGTGTGGTACACGTGGGGCACGTGTGACctcgtgcctcagtttccccatcaCAAAGGGTGATGGAAAACCCACCCTGGCAGCTCGGGGGTGGCAAAGGGGGAGGTTGACCACAGTCACCTCGGTGCCATGAGGAGGGGGCACAtggatggggaggtgggggacATCCTGGGCTGGTTCCTCTGGGTCCTCTCTGCATCCCAGCACCCCGGGGTGGGTTCTGGTCCCGGGGTGGGGGTAGTGGCTCCCCCAGGAGGGGtttccctgggtgctgctccccccatccctgtctCCCCGCAGATTGCAGCTCAGATCTGCCGGCAGGCCGGGCTGGTGAAGAAATCCAAGGATGTGGTGGATTACCATGAGGACAACTTTGCCATCGTCTTTGCTGCCATGGGGGTGAGTCCCTGCCCAACCCTCCTGGTGGGGACCCCAGACTGGAGGCTCCCACCTCCTCGTCCCCTCCCTGCCTCGGTTTCCCCCTGGCATGGAGCTGCCCCTGTGCCCTGGGCAGGTGAACATGGAGACAGCTCGGTTCTTCAAGAGTGACTTTGAGGAGAACGGATCCATGGAGAACGTCTGCCTCTTCCTCAACCTGGCCAACGACCCCACGTCAGTCACCCCAGGGctctggcacagctctgctcctcctcatcttcctctccatccttccccttccccttccccttccccttccccttccccttccccttccccttccccttctcctcctccctctcctacTTCACCTCCATCTCtatctcctcctccatctcctccttttctccttacccctcttctcctcctcctttcttctcctcctcctcctcccagggctgccctggccCACGTGTGTCCCCTGGGGTGcccaccctgtccccccccAGGATCGAGAGGATCATCACCCCCCGCCTGGCCCTGACCACTGCTGAGTTCCTTGCCTACCAGTGTGAGAAGCACGTCCTGGTGATCCTGACGGACATGAGCTCCTACGCCGAGGCTCTGCGGGAGGTCAGCACCGGGTGCTGTGTCAGGGGGGTCCTGATGGGGTGATGGGGTGCTCAGGGGGTTCTCGGGGTGCCTGGGGTGCTCAAGGTGTGGAGGCCTCCTGAAGTTCTTGTGCTCAGGACCCCCGGGGTGATGGAGATTCCTGAGCTGCTCAGACCACTGAAGGTCCCCAGGGTGCTCGGGGtgctgttttgttggggtttttttgggggggttccTAGAGTTCTGGAGGTGCTCGGGGTGCTTGGCATgtccagggtgctggggagatCTGGGGGTGCATGGGATGCTCAGGGTTCTTGGGGTGCTGGGAGTGGGTCCTTGGGGTGCTCAAGGTGCTGAGAAGgttctgggggtgctggggggtccCTGGAGTGCTGGGGTGCTCAGGATGCTGAGGGCTCTGGGTGTTCccggggtgctgggggggtcctggggtgTCTGGATGTTCCTGGGGGGGTTTCTTGGGGTTCCCGtgcccctccagccccctgcccGTCCCGCAGGTCTCAGCAGCCCGGGAGGAGGTTCCGGGGCGCCGGGGGTTCCCGGGGTACATGTACACAGACCTGGCCACCATCTACGAGCGTGCGGGGCGGGTGGAGGGCAGGGGCGGCTCCATCACCCAGATCCCCATCCTCACCATGCCCAACGACGGTCAgtggctgggggggggtgtgggggggggacacccggCCGGGACACTGGTGTTTTGGGGAGCTCACGGCACCCTGACCCCAGACATCACCCACCCCATCCCGGACCTGACGGGTTTCATCACCGAGGGACAGATCTACGTCGACCGGCAGCTCCACAACAGGCAGGTCCGTCCTGGGACCCCCGGGTGAGGGGACTGGGGGACACCGAGGGCtggagggggtggtgggagcAGGGTGAGGGTCCCTGGCAGTGACCTTGGGGGCCGTGTCCCTCCTGCCCCGCAGATCTACCCCCCCATCAATGTCCTGCCCTCCCTGTCCCGCCTGATGAAATCGGCCATCGGGGAGGGGATGACCAGGAGGGACCACGGAGATGTCTCTAACCAACTGgtgaggggtgctgggggtACTGGGGGTACTGGGGGGGACACGCTGGGGGGGGAAGCAGTGTCCCTTGTCCCTTCCCAGCCCGGAGCTGAGGTCTCCCTGCCCTGTGCCGGGAGGGATCCCAGCTCCGGGTCCCGGCAGCTCcttggggtgtggggtgggggtgtgtggggtgtgtggggtgtgtgACACtgtgtccccccgtgtccccgtgtccccgcAGTACGCCTGCTACGCCATCGGGAAGGAGGTGCAGGCGATGAAGGCGGTGGTGGGGGAGGAAGCGCTGTCAGCAGACGATCTGCTCTACCTCGAGTTCCTACACAAGTTCGAGAAGCAGTTCCTCACCCAGGGTGAGTGAGACCCGGGACAGGGGGGCTTTGGGGCTGAGCCAGACCCCCCAGGGCATGTCCCcgacccccccccctcccttcccgcACCTCTGCCCAGGTCCCTACGAGAACCGCAGCATCTTCGAGTCCCTGGAcctgggctggcagctcctgcgCCTCTTCCCCCGGCAGCTCCTCAAGCGCATCCCCGAGGACGTCCTG is part of the Heliangelus exortis chromosome 10, bHelExo1.hap1, whole genome shotgun sequence genome and harbors:
- the ATP6V1B1 gene encoding V-type proton ATPase subunit B, kidney isoform; the protein is MATSKVSVSGGSLPAAREHALAVTRDYTINPRLTYQTVCGVNGPLVVLDNVKFAQYAEIVNFTLPNGTTRSGQVLEVMGSKAIVQVFEGTSGIDSKKTTCEFTGDILRTPVSEDMLGRIFNGSAQPIDSGPPVMAEDFLDINGQPINPHGRIYPEEMIQTGISPIDVMNSIARGQKIPIFSAAGLPHNEIAAQICRQAGLVKKSKDVVDYHEDNFAIVFAAMGVNMETARFFKSDFEENGSMENVCLFLNLANDPTIERIITPRLALTTAEFLAYQCEKHVLVILTDMSSYAEALREVSAAREEVPGRRGFPGYMYTDLATIYERAGRVEGRGGSITQIPILTMPNDDITHPIPDLTGFITEGQIYVDRQLHNRQIYPPINVLPSLSRLMKSAIGEGMTRRDHGDVSNQLYACYAIGKEVQAMKAVVGEEALSADDLLYLEFLHKFEKQFLTQGPYENRSIFESLDLGWQLLRLFPRQLLKRIPEDVLAEFYPRESPAPTSTAL